The genomic stretch TTTCAGGTGCAAAAAACCTTTCCTGAATGCGCTTCGCAATGGGAATGGAGCGCGTGTTGGCCAGGTTACAGTAGTCAAGCCCCGGGCAGGCAATAATGTCGGACACGAGCCCTGCATTTGCCGTCCCGAGCCCTTTCTTTGCAAGTTGTTGCCAGACCGTGTAGAGATCTTTCTGACGGACATGTGGCAAAACAAGATTCTGTTCATGCGTGGTGCGTATCTCGTCAAAGGCATAGGCCTTTGCCAGATCTGCCACGAGAAGCATCTGCCCGGAGGTGATATCACCAGGCGCCATTTCCGGTGCTTTTAGAGATATTGTAGCAATGGCATAACCAGGCTGTTTGTGTGCTGAGACATTCTGCCTGACCCAGCGTGCAAAATCAGGATCATCTTGCTGCGCTTTTGCGAAAGACATATCATCTGCCAGTTGCTCGAATGGCGGCGCCGCAAAATATGAATTGATGCGATCAACTTCTTCCTGCGGCACATCTACGCTTGTCTTGCGTGTATTCTGCCATTCCGCTTCAACAAGATCGCGAAACTGCTCAATACCCAAAGCGTTGACCAGAATCTTGATACGCGCCTTGTACATATTATCGCGCCGCCCTTGCAGATTATAGACGCGCAATATCGCCTCAAGATAAGAGAGCAGATGATCTTTTGGCAGAAAGGGGCGAATGACATCACCAACATAGGGCGTACGTCCGAGGCCACCGCCAACAAAAACCTCAAAGCCTGTCTCACCTGCGAGGTTTTTGACCAGATGCAAGCCAATGTCATGCACGCGAATTGCTGCGCGATCCTGCGCTGAGGCCGTGACGGCTATCTTGAACTTGCGCGGCAGGAAAGTGAACTCCGGATGCAGTGTTGACCACTGGCGGATAACTTCACACCAGACACGCGGGTCTTCAACTTCTTCCGCCGTCGCGCCCGCAAAATGATCCGTAGTAACATTACGGATACAATTACCTGATGTTTGGATCGCATGCATTTCGACATCTGCGAGGTGGTCGAGAATTTCAGGAATATCTACCAGCGCCGGCCAGTTAAACTGAATGTTCTGGCGTGTGGTAATATGGCCGAAGCCCTTGTCATATTTGTCCGCAATAAAAGCGAGTTTGCGTAACTGGTCTGAGGACAGTGTTCCATAGGGAATAGCGACACGGAGCATATACGCATGCAACTGAAGATATACACCGTTCATCAGACGCAGGGGTTTGAACTGATCTTCCGTCAGGTCACCTGACAGGCGCCGTTGCACCTGTCCGCGAAACTGACTGACGCGATCATGCACAATGCGTGTATCAAATTCATCATAGCGATACATCAGGCCTGCTCCTCGGTATAGGAAGGGATACCAAGGGCTGCCTCAACACGCGCAATCCAGGCCTGCACAGCTGGATAATCTGCAAGGGCATAGCCCCCTTCACCCGCCATACGCGTGTAGGCGACAAGGGCTATATCCGGCAGGCCGAGCCTCGTGCCACCGAAATAATCCTGCGCCGCCAGATGATTTTCCATCAGGGAAAGGCTGGCATTGCCGCGAGTCAGCAAAGTCGGGTCGATATCGTCATCACTCAATCGCGCAAAACGCTTGCGAAAACGCCGTACCGCAATGCTGGATTCATGAAAATTCTGTTCCCAGAACAACCAGCTTATCATGGTCGCTTTTTCAAACGGGTCAGAAGGGACCAAATTGCTGCCTGACTGCTCTGCAAGATAGAGCATAATGGCACAGGACTGCTCAAGAACACGCCCGTCTTCCAGCACAACAATCGGGATTTGTCCGGCAGGGCTGAGCGCCAGAAAAGTTTCCGTTCTAGTTTCGCCCTTCAGGATGTCTGTCTCGATCCAGTCATAGGTAATGCCCAGCAGGTCAGCGGTCCACTTGACCTTCAGGCAGTTGCCACTAATAGCTGAGCCATATATCTTTATACGTTCCATCAGTTTTATTACTCCACTGGTACTGAGTAATCAGAAGGAACGGTTGGCCCCGCATTACGGATCGCTTCGCGCAAGATCGTGCGTCCGGCAGGCTGGACACTGCCTGCCGCCCGGTCAATTTCCATCAGATACGGACCAACAACCATTGCCTCCTGCGCGGCAGCATATTCCAGCGCGGAAAGAGCGCGCGCACCTTCATATATTGCGGCATCCGCGAGGCTTTCTGCCCATCGGCCATCAGCAGCCAACCAGACGGGCACGCCATCTGTGATGCGATTTGCAGTGATGGCTTTCAGCCCTTCATTGCGGCCCTTCTTGACGCCGCCAATACTTATTTTTGCATCTGTCATTTTCAGGCGCTCATCCTTTCCGGCATTTCATGTGTTCGCGTGAGGTCAATCAGCCCACGCCCTGTTGCCTTAGCAGCGACCTCACCAATAACGAGAATTGCAGGCCCTTTTATAACTGCCTGCCTGATATCACGTGGCAGATGTGTAATATCTGTGCGGACGATCTTTTGTTCCGGCGTTGTGCCTTTTTCGATGATGGCCACCGGCATGGTCACTTTCATGCCCGCCCGTAACAGCTGCGCCGATGTGCGAGCAGCTGTGCCAACCCCCATATAGATGACGAGTGTGTGGCCGAGTCTGGTCAACGCCGCCCAGTCCAGATCAGGCGCAGCCTCACCCTTTGCGTGACCAGTCACAAAAGTGACCGCCTGCGCATGATCCCTGTGCGTCAGGGACACGCCGGCAACAGCCCCGCAACCGGTTGCAGCAGTTATACCCGGCACGACTTCCGCCGCCACGCCAGCTGCATTCAGCGCATCCAGTTCCTCGCCACCACGCCCGAAGATAAACGGATCACCGCCTTTAAGGCGTACAACTCTTTTTCCTTCATGAGCGAACCGGATCATAAGATCGGCAATTTCTGTCTGGGGCAGAGCATGGTCAGATTTTTTCTTGCCCACATAGATGCGCTCAGCATCACGGCGCACCAGTTCCATGATTCCGTCTGTGACAAGATTATCATGCAGGACAATGTCCGCTTCCTGCAAAACGCGGAGGGCTTTCAGGGTCAATAATTCAGGATCGCCCGGACCGGCACCAACAATATGAACAAAGCCCTGACGAGTTGCATCAGGCTGATTGAGCAGCCGCAGCGCTTGCTCACGCGCCTGCGTTTCATGGCCCGCCAGAACCATATCAGCGACAGGTCCGGAGAAAATGCTCTCCCAGAAACTGCGCCGTTTCTCCTTTGGCAATGCATCCGTTACCGCTTGACGGAAATCACTGGCGAAGGCGGTCAGGGCTGACAAGCGCTGTGGCAGCAATGCCTCAATCTTCGCCCGCAACGAGCGACCGAGCACCGGTGCCTGTCCGCCCGTGGAAATGCCGATAACAAGATCTCCGCGCTCCACCAGGGAGGGCACGACAAAATCGCATAACTCAGGGCGATCAACCACGTTAACGGGAATGCCCCTGGCACGCGCCTTAAGTGCGATGCGTTCGTCTTCTGCCGCATCGCCTGTTGCAACAATGACAACCGCAGGCCTGCTGGCTGCATCACCCTTGAGATCACTTGCCTTGAAGTGCCGTTGTGTCAGGTGTGCAGTCGAAGCGAACTCATCAATGATGGCTGGCGCAATATCTGGCGCAACAAAAGTGATAGATGGATTAGCTTTGCTAATCAATCTGGCCTTGCGCAAAGCCTCCTCGCCACCCCCGGCAATCAGAACAGGCCTGTTCTTCACATCGAAAAAGGCCGGAAAGTATCGCATGTCGCGTTATCCTTTAGATATTCTGCGCAGTTTTGTGCGCTTAAAGCAGTCAAATTGATCGCCTGACCTACTTATGCAGCCAAAGATCAGGCTGCAATCGAATAAAACGGACAGTTAGATTAGATAATCTATCCATTATGGCCATTCGGGCTTGCCTCTGTGTTTCGGATGCGGCAGAGAATGAGAAAAGGCCAAATGGATAAGATAATCTAATCATGCGAAGACTTCCTCCCCTTAACTCCCTGCGCGCCTATGAGGCAGCAGCCCGGCATTTGAGTTTCACCAAGGCAGCAGATGAGCTGAATGTGACTCCCGGCGCGATATCGCAACAGATCAGAACACTGGAAGAATTCATTGGCGTACCGGTCTTCAAGCGCCAAAAACGCGGGCTTCTGTTAACCGACGAAGCACAGGCGAGCCTGCCAATCCTGCGGGATGGCTTTGACAAGCTGGCAGCGGCAGCGAGCCTCCTTGCTTCTTCCGGCACCAATAGTGGCCAACTGACGGTTTCTGTTGCGCCGTCTTTTGCATCCAAGTGGCTGGTGCCGCGCCTTGACGGATTTCAGACCGAGAACCCGGAAGTGGATGTGTATGTCCATGCTGACATGGCCGTTGTTGATTTTGCGGCTGACAATGTGGATGTGGCGATCCGTTATGGTGCCGGTAATTACGAGGGTATGACAACCATAAAGTTGATGGAAGAACGCATCATCCCCGTTTGCGCGCCGGGCCTTGTCACCGGGGAGCCGCCGTTGAAAGACCTGCCCGATCTTGCCCGGCATACGTTGTTGCATGATGGCAGCTCTGATCAGGTGCAGGATGCGCCAACCTGGGCCATGTGGCTGCGCGCGGCAGGTGCGGTTGACGCGAATGGTCAACCGCTGGATGGCACACGCGGGCCACGCTTCAACCAGTCAAGCCTCGCGATCGAAGCCGCCGTTGCTGGAAAGGGCGTCACACTGACAAAATATGCGCTGGCCCTGGCCGACCTTGAGGCCGCGCGCCTGGTGATCCCTTTTGATGTCTCGACCCCGACAGACTTTGCCTATTATCTTGTCTATCCGCCTGCCAAAGCCTCCCTGCCCCATGTGAAGTCTTTCATCGACTGGTTGCAGGCAGCCGCTGGCGTTGGCAATGTTCAGGCATAAACGCCAGAGAGCTGAAACTCCTCCCCGCCCAGACCGCGCTTGAATTTTGTCACACCTTCAGCCTGATCTGGGTGAATGCCCCCGAGGTCCAGCCAGTTTATCCCGCGTTCCTTCAGGAGACAGACTGCTTCCCACAACAGGCGTTGATGGGCGCGTGCCTCTCTGCCCTTCTGGCCCGTCCAGCCAACCTGATAGGTGGCGCTGGTGCCATGGAGAAACAACAGAACCGCCGCAACCTGCGCTCCGTCCTGCTCTGCCACCAGCAGCATGACATCATCGCGGGGACGGCAAAATCCGTAGAGGGATTTCAGGACTTTATCGGATGGGCCCTGGTAAAGTTTACGCTGACGGTCCTTGTTATATGCTTCCATCAACCAGCGGAAGCTCAGCGGACCATTGCGTTCGCGCAGATCAAGATTTTTTTTCTCTGACTGGTTCAGGGCGTTGCGCCATTTCTGTTTGAGGTTTTTGCGTAACGCATCCGTATCCTGCGACAGATCCAGCCAGACAGACTGATAGCCGACACCCTTATAGGCGAAACCGGCCGTCGTGAAATCTGCATTCAAGTGAACAGAAAGTTCAGGCATAAAGCGGCGGCGGCGACCAAATCGCTTTGGAAACTCAGCCGTGAACAGATCAACGAATGCCTGCCAGTGTTCTTCTGTGACATTGTCGTCCAACCAGAGAGGCCCACGGTCAAGCGTGACAACATGATAGAGTGGTGTCAGGCGCACTTCGTGAATCTGGAAAATAGCCCGCGTTTCCGTGCCTTCAACCAGTCGGCCGAAACGGGTGGACATCTGTTTGACCGATCGCATCATCTGCGCGTAGGGCCATGACTGCAAAAGATTGGAGCGTGGCACACGCGCAAAAGTCGCGTCCCACTCCTCCAGCGTCAGGTCATTCCAGCAGATCTTCATGGGTGACAGTCCTGCCATGTTATTTCAACCGCGCCCCCCATAGTGGACCGGCACGGCGCCCTTGAGGATAAAAACGTCGTACGGATCAACGGCAGCCGAGGCGGCCCATGACTTCCGTTTCCAGCGTTGGAACCCACTCCGCGATACTTTCACCAATCAGACATTTCTGTTCGTCATTGACACGCGTATCAGCCCGCAGATCATTCACGACCTGGTCAATACTGTCCGGCTCACGCAATAGTTCGATACCGCCATCACTGACAGCATCAAGGCGCAGAACACTTGTTCCCTCCGCTGAATAAACAGGCCAGGCCGGCGCGCCATTTGCAGAAGGTACGCCATTGCGGGCAAAAGACGCCCAGTAGCTGCCCATAGTGCGGCTCAGCTTTTGACGATCTTCTTCGGTTTTTTTCTGAAACATGATGCTGTCAGCCTGACCCAGCAGGCTGAAGACGTTAAACACGAATGGAATTTCCATGGCATGTGCAGCACCCAGCATTTTTTTCAGGTCCATGAACAGGAAACGTCCGCCATCATCCCAGTCGAACCGGTATGCATAAACATCCCTGTGGCCGGCCTGCGCCATGAGACTGGCAGGCTGGTCCACTGCGCGCACACGCCAGACACGACTGGCATAATCCGACGCTGCGTCATAAAGATCCTGATCTCTGGCAACAAAGAAAACACCAAATATGGTTTTGGTCAGGTCTTCATTTCCGAGATAGAACAGCTTCATTTCATCCCGGTTGGTGCCGGTCATGATCGGAACATTATTGAAATTCTCTGTACTGCCAAAAGCGGCGCGCATGGCCGCTGCCGGTAGCACCACACCGTCTTCAATGATACGCGGCGCGTCCAGAAAGCCGCCCGACTCACTCCAGTAGGGTGCGAGGAATTCTTCCACCGGCAACGCGCGTAGCTGATCCACTGTTGTTACGCCCAACCCGCCAAGTATATCGCGCGATGGGTTTGGCAGATCACCTTCAAGCCCTTCTGCTTCAGCCACAGAAACACTGTCAAAACTGCCAGACTGAATGATTGCCTTATGGAACAGCCCTTCTGCCAACGGAGACGCCAGCAGCGATACAACATTATGGCCACCGGCACTCTCTCCGAATATCGTGACACTGTCGGGGTTACCGCCAAAGGCGCTGATATTCTCCTGCACCCATTCAAGAGACGCAATCAGGTCAAGGATCGCGAAATTCGCCCCCCGGTCAGCTTCAGTCGCTGCTGCCTCACGCAATGGATCCCAGGCCAGCCAGCCAAGCGGGCCCAGCCGATACTGAACCGTCACGACAATGACGTTTTCATTATCTGCGAGCCGGGATCCATCATAGGTCTCTGCGCTACCCCATACATTGCCGCCGCCATGTATCCAGAGCATTACCGGCAAAGATTTTCCCTGCGCATCCGCTGGCGCAAAAATGTTCAGTGCCAGGCAATTTTCAGAGCCAACGATCTGCCCAGCCTCAAGGCCTTGCGGCTCATCATAACGGTTGGTGAATTGCAGGCAGCGTGGTGAAAAGGTCAACGCTTCCTTGCTGCCCTGCCAGCCGGGCGCGGGCTGCGGTGCCCGCCAGCGATTATTGTCTGCAGTGGAGGCAGCAAAAGGAATGCCCCGCCAGACATGCGCACCATTTTCAGCCGTGAAGCCAACCAGTTGACCCTGTGAAATGCTGCGCTGCGTTTCTGGCGCGATAACAGGCGCAGTCGGCCCTTCCTCTTTTTTGGCACAAGCAACTGCCAGCACAGATAGCACAATAGCGGCGGTGATTTTTTTCATCATGTCCCTCAACGATGTCTCCCGGGGTGTTTCCTGATCCCTCATTGACAGCCTAGCGCATCTGACCTGTTTGCCAAATCCGGAATGCAGTGCTGCACCTCTCTTCCGAGGCAACATCCCGGGCAGGCCCGACACAAAAGAGGCACAACGACCCGGGCGGGAAGGGCTATGGTCAGCATTTGCCATTCTGGTTTCTGTCACAATCATGCTGACCACTATAGGCCCGCCCAAGAGGGGGCACATAAGTTTTTATCCTGCTGATTTTATTCGGGTTTATAGAGAGGCAGGCTAGAGAAAATAATAGGGATCAATGTCAATGGTTTGCCGGACAGCAGACGGGATTTTGACGCCCCCTGTCCAGGCCCTGATGAAATTCTGTATTGAAACATCCCGGCTGGCCTTGACCAGAAAGCGGATCCGGTAGGTGCCCCGCAACCGATAAAGGGGCGCTGGGGCTGGCCCCCAGACCTCTACACCATGTGCCTGCGGCACAGCGTTTACGAGATCACGGGCAACCTCATTCAGTCGCGTCTCATTTTCCCCCGTGAGCAGAAGCGCCGCCAGCCGGCCAAAAGGCGGAAAGCCCAGCATTTCCCGCCCTTCTTGTTCGGCAGCCATGAACGCATCCCGGTCCCCCGTGACCATACCTGCAATCACGGGATGCTCCGGCTGGTAGGTCTGCAAAAGAGCGCGTCCCGGTTTTTCTGCCCGGCCTGCCCGGCCGGCAACCTGACTGAGCACCTGCCAGGTACGCTCCCCGGCCCGCAAGTCACCACCGGCAAGGCCGAGATCAGCATCAACCACTCCCACAAGCGTCAGATGCGGGAAATGATGTCCTTTGGCCGCGATCTGGGTTGCCACGAGAATATCAACCTCCCGCGCGGCCATCTTCGCCAGCAGCTCCTGCGCGGCACTGTTGGACTGCACAGTATCCGAAGAAAAGACGGCGATACGCGCATCCGGCCATTTCGCGACAGCCTCTTCCGCAATGCGCTCAACGCCCGGCCCACAGGCGGCCAGCGAATCCTTGCTACTGCAATAGGGACAGCGTTCCGGCTTTGGCATGGAAAAGCCCGTATGATGACAGACAAGCATGTTGGTAAAACGGTGCTCAACCAGCCATGTGTCAGAGCCGGGCGCCGTCAGCCGTTCCCCGCATTTGCGACAGATAGTCAACGGGGCGTAACCACGCCGGTTCAAAAACAGCAGGGACTGGTCCCCGCGCGCCGTGTTTTCTGTCACAGCCTGAATGAGAGCTGGTGAAAGCCATTCACCGCGTTCAGGCGGCGCCTCGCGCATGTCGATGAGGCTGATATCCGGCATCGACGCACCGCCAAAGCGGCTTTCCAGCTTGACCGACCTGTAACGACCGAGGCTGACATTGACCGCAGTTTCGAGAGAGGGTGTGGCCGAGGCCAGCACCACCGGGAAATTGCCTTGTGCCGCCCGGGCCACAGCCATGTCCCGCGCCTGATACAACACCCCTTCGTTCTGCTTGTAGGCCCCCTCATGTTCTTCATCGACAATGATGAGTTTGAGATTGCGGAACGGCAGGAACAATGCCGATCTGGCACCAACAACAAGCCGGGCAGACCCGTCTGCCACACGCCGCCAGACCCGGCGCCGACCAGCATCCCCGATATCCGAATGCCAGTGAGCGGGGCTTGCCCCGAAACGCTGCGCCAGCCGCTTCAGGAACGGCATGGTCAAAGCGATTTCCGGTAACAGAACAAGCACTTGCGCGGTTCTGTCCTGCTGAAGGGCGGCAGCCACGGCCTCCAGATAGACTTCTGTCTTGCCTGCACCGGTCACGCCATCCAGCAACACCCCGGCATAGGATTGTGCTTTGATATGTGTTCTGATTTCGGCTGCGGCCGCCTCCTGTGAGGCAGACAGATCATATCCCTTGCGACGAAAATCAGGCTCCTCAAATGGCTGGTCAGGATCCGTTTCCAGCCTGCGCAAAGCGCCTGTTCTGGCAAGAGTGCGCACAACCGCATCACTGACGCCCGAGCGGCTGGCCAATTCACTTGCAGAAACAGGGAAATTCAGACCGCGCGCAGCCGCCAGCACTTTCTCTCGCTGCGGTGTCACTTTCAGGTCATCGGTCACCTCCCCCAGCATGAAGCCGGTTTGTGGACGCGGCGCAGAAAGATAACTGCCGGAGCGCATGACCATGCGCAGCACCGCCCCGGGGGCAAAAAGAGTGTACGCAGCAACCCAGTCCACAAACTGCATCACATCATGCGACAATGGCGGCACGTCAAAGACAGCCAGCATGGCTTTCAGCTTCTTGCGGTCTATGATTTGCGGCGGATCGCCAGGCCAGACGACACCGCGCATTTCCCTTGGCCCCAATGGCACCGTCACGAAAGAGCCAGGAACAACTTTGACCTCTGTTGGAACGGCGTAGGTGTAAGTGCTGGCCAGCGGCAGCGGCAGCAATACCTGCACGGTTGCTTGATTGTCCGTGATCAGTCCGGGCAGGCTGGGCGCATTATTCATGGCCTGCCCTTTTGCCATCGCATGTCGATTTTGTCAGCCAGTGCTTTTCCCCTTGAAAAAGCAGTCGGTCATGTGACAATGCACCCTTAGAGTGTCCATGGATGAGCGCCGCGTGTTTCACAGAATAATCCTTTCACTTATCGCCATGTGGCTTACCTCCGTCGGGATCGCCAAGGCTGAATATTCCTTCTGCAATAAAACCAGCTATGCGCTTTCCGCATCGATCGGGTATGTGGAAGAGGGCCGATTGATTACCCGGGGCTGGTGGCGCCTGCGACCTGGCCAG from Parvularcula sp. IMCC14364 encodes the following:
- a CDS encoding nitrite/sulfite reductase gives rise to the protein MYRYDEFDTRIVHDRVSQFRGQVQRRLSGDLTEDQFKPLRLMNGVYLQLHAYMLRVAIPYGTLSSDQLRKLAFIADKYDKGFGHITTRQNIQFNWPALVDIPEILDHLADVEMHAIQTSGNCIRNVTTDHFAGATAEEVEDPRVWCEVIRQWSTLHPEFTFLPRKFKIAVTASAQDRAAIRVHDIGLHLVKNLAGETGFEVFVGGGLGRTPYVGDVIRPFLPKDHLLSYLEAILRVYNLQGRRDNMYKARIKILVNALGIEQFRDLVEAEWQNTRKTSVDVPQEEVDRINSYFAAPPFEQLADDMSFAKAQQDDPDFARWVRQNVSAHKQPGYAIATISLKAPEMAPGDITSGQMLLVADLAKAYAFDEIRTTHEQNLVLPHVRQKDLYTVWQQLAKKGLGTANAGLVSDIIACPGLDYCNLANTRSIPIAKRIQERFFAPEKQEEIGELKIKISGCINACGHHHVGHIGILGVDKKGEEFYQITLGGSAAEDASIGEIVGRGLSTDEVVDSIDRLVGYYLKARQSEERFVDTYKRLGSEPFKEALYVA
- a CDS encoding glutathione S-transferase family protein; translation: MERIKIYGSAISGNCLKVKWTADLLGITYDWIETDILKGETRTETFLALSPAGQIPIVVLEDGRVLEQSCAIMLYLAEQSGSNLVPSDPFEKATMISWLFWEQNFHESSIAVRRFRKRFARLSDDDIDPTLLTRGNASLSLMENHLAAQDYFGGTRLGLPDIALVAYTRMAGEGGYALADYPAVQAWIARVEAALGIPSYTEEQA
- a CDS encoding DUF2849 domain-containing protein, which translates into the protein MTDAKISIGGVKKGRNEGLKAITANRITDGVPVWLAADGRWAESLADAAIYEGARALSALEYAAAQEAMVVGPYLMEIDRAAGSVQPAGRTILREAIRNAGPTVPSDYSVPVE
- the cysG gene encoding siroheme synthase CysG, with protein sequence MRYFPAFFDVKNRPVLIAGGGEEALRKARLISKANPSITFVAPDIAPAIIDEFASTAHLTQRHFKASDLKGDAASRPAVVIVATGDAAEDERIALKARARGIPVNVVDRPELCDFVVPSLVERGDLVIGISTGGQAPVLGRSLRAKIEALLPQRLSALTAFASDFRQAVTDALPKEKRRSFWESIFSGPVADMVLAGHETQAREQALRLLNQPDATRQGFVHIVGAGPGDPELLTLKALRVLQEADIVLHDNLVTDGIMELVRRDAERIYVGKKKSDHALPQTEIADLMIRFAHEGKRVVRLKGGDPFIFGRGGEELDALNAAGVAAEVVPGITAATGCGAVAGVSLTHRDHAQAVTFVTGHAKGEAAPDLDWAALTRLGHTLVIYMGVGTAARTSAQLLRAGMKVTMPVAIIEKGTTPEQKIVRTDITHLPRDIRQAVIKGPAILVIGEVAAKATGRGLIDLTRTHEMPERMSA
- the gcvA gene encoding transcriptional regulator GcvA, giving the protein MRRLPPLNSLRAYEAAARHLSFTKAADELNVTPGAISQQIRTLEEFIGVPVFKRQKRGLLLTDEAQASLPILRDGFDKLAAAASLLASSGTNSGQLTVSVAPSFASKWLVPRLDGFQTENPEVDVYVHADMAVVDFAADNVDVAIRYGAGNYEGMTTIKLMEERIIPVCAPGLVTGEPPLKDLPDLARHTLLHDGSSDQVQDAPTWAMWLRAAGAVDANGQPLDGTRGPRFNQSSLAIEAAVAGKGVTLTKYALALADLEAARLVIPFDVSTPTDFAYYLVYPPAKASLPHVKSFIDWLQAAAGVGNVQA
- a CDS encoding GNAT family N-acetyltransferase, with amino-acid sequence MKICWNDLTLEEWDATFARVPRSNLLQSWPYAQMMRSVKQMSTRFGRLVEGTETRAIFQIHEVRLTPLYHVVTLDRGPLWLDDNVTEEHWQAFVDLFTAEFPKRFGRRRRFMPELSVHLNADFTTAGFAYKGVGYQSVWLDLSQDTDALRKNLKQKWRNALNQSEKKNLDLRERNGPLSFRWLMEAYNKDRQRKLYQGPSDKVLKSLYGFCRPRDDVMLLVAEQDGAQVAAVLLFLHGTSATYQVGWTGQKGREARAHQRLLWEAVCLLKERGINWLDLGGIHPDQAEGVTKFKRGLGGEEFQLSGVYA
- a CDS encoding carboxylesterase/lipase family protein; amino-acid sequence: MMKKITAAIVLSVLAVACAKKEEGPTAPVIAPETQRSISQGQLVGFTAENGAHVWRGIPFAASTADNNRWRAPQPAPGWQGSKEALTFSPRCLQFTNRYDEPQGLEAGQIVGSENCLALNIFAPADAQGKSLPVMLWIHGGGNVWGSAETYDGSRLADNENVIVVTVQYRLGPLGWLAWDPLREAAATEADRGANFAILDLIASLEWVQENISAFGGNPDSVTIFGESAGGHNVVSLLASPLAEGLFHKAIIQSGSFDSVSVAEAEGLEGDLPNPSRDILGGLGVTTVDQLRALPVEEFLAPYWSESGGFLDAPRIIEDGVVLPAAAMRAAFGSTENFNNVPIMTGTNRDEMKLFYLGNEDLTKTIFGVFFVARDQDLYDAASDYASRVWRVRAVDQPASLMAQAGHRDVYAYRFDWDDGGRFLFMDLKKMLGAAHAMEIPFVFNVFSLLGQADSIMFQKKTEEDRQKLSRTMGSYWASFARNGVPSANGAPAWPVYSAEGTSVLRLDAVSDGGIELLREPDSIDQVVNDLRADTRVNDEQKCLIGESIAEWVPTLETEVMGRLGCR
- a CDS encoding primosomal protein N', giving the protein MNNAPSLPGLITDNQATVQVLLPLPLASTYTYAVPTEVKVVPGSFVTVPLGPREMRGVVWPGDPPQIIDRKKLKAMLAVFDVPPLSHDVMQFVDWVAAYTLFAPGAVLRMVMRSGSYLSAPRPQTGFMLGEVTDDLKVTPQREKVLAAARGLNFPVSASELASRSGVSDAVVRTLARTGALRRLETDPDQPFEEPDFRRKGYDLSASQEAAAAEIRTHIKAQSYAGVLLDGVTGAGKTEVYLEAVAAALQQDRTAQVLVLLPEIALTMPFLKRLAQRFGASPAHWHSDIGDAGRRRVWRRVADGSARLVVGARSALFLPFRNLKLIIVDEEHEGAYKQNEGVLYQARDMAVARAAQGNFPVVLASATPSLETAVNVSLGRYRSVKLESRFGGASMPDISLIDMREAPPERGEWLSPALIQAVTENTARGDQSLLFLNRRGYAPLTICRKCGERLTAPGSDTWLVEHRFTNMLVCHHTGFSMPKPERCPYCSSKDSLAACGPGVERIAEEAVAKWPDARIAVFSSDTVQSNSAAQELLAKMAAREVDILVATQIAAKGHHFPHLTLVGVVDADLGLAGGDLRAGERTWQVLSQVAGRAGRAEKPGRALLQTYQPEHPVIAGMVTGDRDAFMAAEQEGREMLGFPPFGRLAALLLTGENETRLNEVARDLVNAVPQAHGVEVWGPAPAPLYRLRGTYRIRFLVKASRDVSIQNFIRAWTGGVKIPSAVRQTIDIDPYYFL